One window from the genome of Fulvivirga lutea encodes:
- a CDS encoding helix-turn-helix transcriptional regulator translates to MNRIDRLSAILIQLQSKRVVKAAEISERFGISLRTVYRDIRALEEAGVPIGAEAGVGYFIMEGYSLPAVKFNKEEAGAILMASKLADKQTDGSIKSNLNSALYKIRAALKIEEKEYLESIENNIEVLHSPTPTNNSKFPDHFLTDLQNALSKKRIINFDYYSSYNDTFTNRDVEPLSLCYYSRHWHLIGFCRLRNALRDFRSDRIMKLLIKDSSFDPKKHKDYKGYVESVIQGAALTEVEVSFDNQAARYISEQRYFMGYIESEKLENSEKMKFMTSDLESFARWLISFGQSAFVHSPEKLKNRVIELLEEGLKNYLKKN, encoded by the coding sequence ATGAACCGCATCGACCGACTTTCAGCTATTCTAATTCAGCTTCAGAGTAAGCGCGTTGTAAAGGCTGCTGAAATATCTGAAAGATTCGGAATAAGCCTGCGAACTGTTTACCGAGATATTCGTGCGCTGGAAGAAGCGGGCGTACCCATAGGCGCAGAAGCCGGTGTGGGCTATTTCATTATGGAAGGCTACAGCTTGCCTGCGGTAAAATTCAATAAAGAAGAAGCGGGTGCCATTCTCATGGCTTCTAAATTAGCGGATAAACAAACGGACGGATCGATTAAATCCAATTTGAATAGCGCCTTGTATAAAATCAGAGCAGCACTAAAAATTGAGGAAAAAGAATATCTGGAAAGTATTGAAAACAATATCGAAGTGCTGCACTCGCCTACTCCTACAAACAATAGTAAATTTCCAGATCACTTTCTTACCGATTTACAAAATGCGCTTTCAAAGAAGCGTATTATCAATTTTGATTACTACTCCAGCTACAACGATACTTTCACCAACCGGGATGTAGAGCCACTAAGCCTATGCTATTATTCAAGACATTGGCACTTAATAGGTTTCTGCAGATTAAGAAATGCTCTTAGAGATTTCAGATCAGATAGAATAATGAAACTTCTCATTAAGGATTCGTCCTTTGACCCTAAAAAGCATAAAGACTACAAAGGCTATGTAGAAAGTGTCATTCAAGGTGCTGCATTAACAGAGGTTGAAGTAAGCTTTGACAACCAGGCCGCCAGATATATTTCTGAGCAACGCTACTTTATGGGCTATATAGAAAGTGAAAAACTTGAAAATAGTGAGAAGATGAAGTTTATGACTTCAGATTTAGAATCATTTGCGCGTTGGTTAATCTCATTCGGGCAGTCTGCATTTGTTCACTCACCCGAAAAGCTCAAAAATCGTGTTATTGAGCTCTTAGAAGAAGGGTTGAAAAATTATTTGAAAAAAAATTAA
- a CDS encoding GyrI-like domain-containing protein → MKQLITLILTLMTTLAVTATETTTYELVVYRIKAEYKDSYDEVLNEAREHIMKFPGIIEHQTFKSSEDELLFMDLVKWNSLEEARDAAQKVEQMMELAPFMAAFEEIKFMDHFELFNSETMNKLDLSKTDKEYYLAKNEPRIVNVKNYNYLNISGVSAPEDPIFNSAIEAIYAVAYGVKFSLKEQNKDFVVPKMEAQWWVEGTQPFEQTPRNEWHWNIVIPMPEFVVKADVEEAVQNAIAKKGSKQISEVEFKPLNEGKSIQILHIGSYEEEAPTLEKLFTFAAEQGLEVNGKHHEIYISDPRKTAPENLKTILRYPVK, encoded by the coding sequence ATGAAACAGTTAATCACTTTAATCTTAACACTTATGACAACACTGGCAGTAACCGCAACCGAGACAACCACTTATGAATTGGTAGTTTATCGAATTAAAGCAGAATACAAAGACTCCTACGATGAAGTACTCAATGAGGCACGGGAACATATCATGAAATTTCCAGGAATCATTGAGCATCAAACATTCAAATCTTCGGAAGACGAATTATTATTTATGGATTTAGTAAAGTGGAATTCATTGGAAGAGGCTCGTGATGCAGCTCAAAAAGTAGAGCAAATGATGGAGCTGGCTCCATTTATGGCAGCATTCGAAGAAATCAAATTTATGGACCATTTTGAACTATTTAACTCCGAAACGATGAACAAACTAGACTTATCAAAAACTGACAAAGAGTACTATTTGGCTAAGAATGAACCACGAATAGTGAATGTTAAAAACTACAATTACCTGAATATTAGTGGCGTTTCTGCACCTGAAGATCCAATTTTTAACAGTGCGATAGAAGCCATTTATGCTGTGGCATATGGTGTTAAGTTTTCACTGAAGGAGCAGAATAAAGATTTTGTAGTTCCTAAAATGGAAGCACAATGGTGGGTGGAAGGCACTCAGCCTTTCGAGCAAACGCCAAGAAATGAGTGGCATTGGAATATTGTGATACCTATGCCTGAATTCGTGGTAAAAGCAGATGTGGAAGAAGCTGTACAAAATGCTATTGCAAAAAAAGGTTCAAAGCAGATTAGTGAAGTAGAATTTAAGCCATTGAATGAAGGTAAATCCATTCAAATACTTCATATAGGCAGTTATGAAGAAGAGGCCCCAACATTGGAAAAGCTTTTCACTTTTGCTGCTGAACAAGGTTTAGAAGTAAATGGCAAGCACCATGAAATTTACATTTCAGACCCGAGAAAAACCGCTCCTGAGAACTTGAAGACTATTTTGAGGTATCCGGTGAAGTAA
- the dinD gene encoding DNA damage-inducible protein D: MQHLLGYSEWRNFQKVIVKAKTSCEATDNNISDHFVDVNKMVKLGSGSEREIEDIMLTRYACYLIAQNGDPRKEPIAFAQNYFAVQTRKLEVIEQRIKDWERLQARQKLTLSEKELSELIYEKTGNDKNFGLIRSKGDQALFGKSTQQMKNLLRVPKGRALTDFLPTITIKAKDFATEITVFNTKEKGLRSERQISAEHITNNRGVRDILLKRGIKPEELPAEEDIKKLERRVTSEPKKILGKILIN; the protein is encoded by the coding sequence ATTCAGCATTTATTGGGATATTCTGAATGGCGTAATTTCCAAAAAGTAATAGTTAAAGCAAAAACTTCTTGCGAAGCCACGGACAATAATATATCAGACCATTTTGTTGACGTCAACAAAATGGTCAAACTTGGCTCAGGAAGTGAAAGAGAGATTGAGGATATTATGTTGACAAGATACGCTTGTTATCTAATTGCTCAAAATGGGGACCCAAGAAAGGAGCCAATAGCATTTGCACAGAATTATTTTGCTGTACAGACAAGGAAACTTGAAGTAATTGAACAAAGAATAAAAGATTGGGAAAGACTTCAAGCAAGACAAAAATTGACTTTGTCAGAAAAAGAGCTTTCAGAATTAATTTATGAAAAAACGGGAAATGACAAAAATTTTGGACTGATAAGAAGTAAAGGCGACCAAGCTCTTTTTGGGAAATCTACTCAGCAAATGAAAAATTTACTTAGAGTACCAAAAGGCAGGGCTCTCACTGACTTCTTACCAACAATTACAATAAAAGCAAAAGACTTTGCCACAGAGATAACTGTATTTAATACAAAAGAAAAAGGCTTACGTTCTGAAAGACAAATTTCGGCTGAACACATAACCAACAACAGAGGTGTTAGAGACATTTTATTAAAAAGAGGAATTAAACCAGAAGAGCTACCCGCTGAAGAGGATATTAAAAAATTGGAAAGACGTGTAACTTCTGAACCAAAAAAAATCTTGGGAAAAATCCTGATAAATTGA
- a CDS encoding MBL fold metallo-hydrolase encodes MSHINIKVFSSSDLGFFVNSTIVYGKKDAILFDAQLLQSEAQKVVDIIKNLDRQLKTIFISHAHADHYFGLETFLRAFPDVKIYAHSSVVADARKTTDHQIIGMKQLYQELIPDSIPIPEPYDDLTFRIEEDDIQIIPNLAGDIAPSTAYFIPSVQTMIAGDVVFNNIHPWTVDTNNKEREQWIDSLEKLKSFNPQVVVSGHKDINQPDSPSSLNFMINYLTEFNRAIKSFTNSHDVIKHMRQKFPEAKKTGILNIGAKKNKAENFSFKDFFED; translated from the coding sequence ATGTCTCATATCAATATTAAAGTTTTTTCGTCTTCTGATTTAGGCTTCTTTGTTAATTCAACAATTGTCTATGGTAAAAAAGATGCAATTCTATTTGACGCTCAATTACTACAAAGTGAAGCTCAAAAAGTAGTAGATATAATCAAGAACTTAGATAGACAATTAAAAACAATTTTTATAAGTCATGCACATGCTGATCATTATTTTGGATTAGAAACTTTTTTGAGAGCATTTCCAGATGTAAAAATCTATGCACATTCATCTGTGGTGGCTGATGCAAGAAAAACAACTGATCATCAAATTATCGGAATGAAGCAACTATATCAAGAATTGATTCCAGATTCTATTCCTATTCCAGAGCCATATGACGATTTGACTTTTCGTATAGAAGAAGATGACATTCAAATCATTCCTAATCTAGCAGGTGATATAGCTCCAAGCACAGCATATTTTATTCCGTCTGTCCAAACAATGATTGCTGGAGATGTTGTATTCAACAACATTCATCCTTGGACAGTAGACACTAATAATAAAGAGCGTGAGCAATGGATTGACTCACTTGAGAAACTAAAATCATTCAATCCTCAAGTTGTAGTTAGTGGACATAAAGACATAAATCAGCCAGACAGTCCAAGTTCATTAAACTTTATGATTAATTATCTTACGGAATTCAATCGAGCTATTAAGAGTTTTACAAACTCACACGATGTGATTAAACATATGCGACAAAAGTTCCCTGAAGCTAAAAAGACTGGTATACTTAATATAGGAGCAAAAAAGAATAAAGCTGAGAACTTTTCTTTCAAGGATTTTTTTGAAGACTAA